Part of the Gavia stellata isolate bGavSte3 chromosome 25, bGavSte3.hap2, whole genome shotgun sequence genome is shown below.
CTAGAGCTAGAAAGTACCTGACCCGAGGGGACCAACTCGCCCCCGTGAACACGAGGATTGTTCCAGTCTTCCAGTTCCCTGTAGCAGCAGGAAGAGGTCCCAGTACAAAACCGATTCACCCCACATCTGAAAAGTGCAGGAGTGGCACTGGCGGTGCTGATCCTGACTGCTCCCAGACACGGGAGCACCCGGACACCCGGTGTAGCGTGCTCAGCCCCTCCCAGCTGTGCAGTGACCCCGGGACAGCACCCAGCCGGCCGGGTCGGGCACCCCAACTCGACCTTCACATTGCACGGATGGGAGGAGGTATGAACGGAAAGGGGTGAAGCGAAATACCCCCACAGAGCAGGACCGGGCAAGGGGATCCTGGGCTGCGAGCAGAGGTGTTTGGCGGAAAGAGCCACCAGCAGACGGGAAGAGCCTTTTGGGGTGCGGCAGTGGAAAGAGGGTGCAGACCCCCGCCGTGCTGAGCGGCAAGCACAGAGAAGTGGGGAGCAGGGGCACGGCTGTGCAGGTCCCCATAGTTAAGCCACGGGCACAACAAAAGGGTGGCCGACAGGCAGAGATGCCTGGAGGTGCAGAGCCGTCCCGTGCCAGGCCAGCACCCCACGGCCGAGCGTCCCAGTGGGTTTGGAAGAAGGTTGCCCACGCTGCAGCTTTGCCGTCCCCACAGCATGGGGAAGCGGCCAGGGCTGCCGTGCTGCTCTCGAAGACGCCGAGAGAAGAGGAGCCGGGAAGCGCTGCTGCAAGGCCAGATCCAGCTCCCATTCAGGTGGGGTCAGAGGGGTGGCGTGGCTCTGTCGGGGGAGCCGGCCACCGGCTTGCTCCCTCCCTCCGGCTCCAGCTGCGTGTCCAGTGAGTCGATGATTTCCCAGGCTCCGGAGCAGCTGGATGCGGGGGGGTCTTTGCTGCTGCCCTGATACCACAGCCCAAAACTGCAGAGAGAGAAGATAACAGCTGTGGGGGAGAGGAGCTTCCCAAGGAAGCAGCCAGATCCCAACTTTCCTCTGCATttggtggcagcagctggaCGCAGCCCGGCTGCGAGCCCCCGGGAGCGTGCAGCACCCCTGAGGTGGCAGCCAGGCCTGCCCTTGCCTGCCCACAAAGCGGGTCCCCCCCGAACCAAGCGACCCCCCCCgtggcagcatccctgcagccccacgCCGGGCAGCCTGGCTCAGCGGGCACCAGGTCCACAGCCGAGCCCCAAACCTCCTCTCTGCCAGCAGAACCACCCGTCCCCAGCAGCAACGGAGCACGGGAGCGAACTTACAAGCTCCTAATTTTGGATTCGGGAGGCTGAGCATCCACGCAGTCCGCGCGGCGAGCTGGGAGCCAGGAGCCCTCGTCTTCATCGCTGCAGCACAAAGGAGTGGGGGAAAAACCTGCGCTGAGTTCCAGGCTCGCCATGAGCGAGTGCCAGAGCCAGCCCGGGGCTCCCTCCCAAGCCAAGCCGTGTCCCCCGCAGAGCCGCACGTGCGGAGGCGGCCGCAGAGCCAGGGGCACAAGGACGGGAGCTCTGTCCCCATGAATCACCGTCGGGGTGTGACCTGCTACAAAGCCACAGGCAGCTGCAGTGATGCGTGTCCCAGACACAGCCGTGCTTCACGGCAAGCCCAGCCCCGGCTTGGTGATCTCAATCCACAACGTCTTCTCAGACACCCTTCAAACCCCCAGGACTTGGTCAGCAGACGGCGCATCCCCGGTTGCCGCAACAGCAGAAACCACAACCCACTGTGAAGTCTTTAGGCATCTCACCCCGCATGGCAAGCGCACACTTCTCCAGGGGAACAGCCAGACAACCGGCACCATCGGCTGCGGCTCGGGGCTGAGGTGGGGGGCAGCCTGGCACGAAGGCGGGTGACAGCCAGAACTCGCAGGGAAGTGGGGAACACATGAGAGGTGAGCGCAGGGCAGCATTCACATGGCAGCGGCTCTCCTTGCCAGGCAGGGAGGCGAGCAGGCAGGACCCAACACCCCCAGACCCCCGACACAAGCAAGCAGCAGGtttcagcagcacagaagagctCAGCCCCCTTCAGACCTTTATTAAAGCCCCTAAAAGCCAGTGAGATCCAGCTCCCCCCATGCCACGCAGCAGCTTTAGCGCAGGCTttgccccccgccgccgcagacACGCAGAGCCAGGGCTGGTGCCCGCAGGGTCCTCCCCTCCCCATGGTGAGAAGTCTGTTGGAGCCAGCGCTGCCCACGAGTGTCTTGCAGAGCCTTCAGGGAACATCTCTACTGTCATCTTCAAAGGCTCCCCATGGGACAGCCTCCAACCGTACAGCGCAGGGACCCGCCTTTCTCGTCCGGCGGTCCCAGAGCCACCACCTCGCCTCCCTTTTGCCACAGCCACACAGGGACGAGCGGCATTCGGCCAGGTCATGTGTGACTGGTGACAAGGACGTGTGAGTGGCAGCAGAGAAGAGCCCAGCCCCTGCGGCACTCCCAGGGCTAAGCCAGAGCAAGACACCCACTGCAGACATTACACCTTTGATCtctggagggaggcagggaggaggcagcttTTGGCCTGGAGGAGTTCCCTTCCAGGGCATCACACCACACCTAAACGCCGGAGTCCGTCAGCCGGCATCCACTCTGCACGGGAGGCTCCCCGTCTTCTCCCGGTGAGCAGGACTCACCTGCTTGCCGACTCCTCCGCTGTTCCCAGCATTTtggctctgattttttttctctgtcttttgaTAGTCGACTTCATCGCATCCAAGAAGAAGCTGGGAACTCTCTCTTCGTTCAGCAGCTCCCTGGCAAGAAGCAGCCAGCTGGTTAACCGAGAGTCTGGCAAAGAAATCCGCCCCGACTGCACCAGGAGCAGCCTCTGATGGGCCACGGGTGGCTGCAGGGACGGGAGGGACCCAGCTTGCTGCCCCATGCCACGCGGCAGGACTCACCGCTGGTAATAGGCCAGCTCCTCCTGCACCAAGAACAGGTTGGTCTTGAGCTCGTTCCGCTCTTGCAGGAtctgctgcagctcttccttggagaagcagcagtgagCAGGGCTCCTGCCCGCATCTGCGTCCTggtgctgcagctcctctgcgGGTGATGGGGCTCCTTCCTGGGGGGATGGAAAGAGAATCAGCAGGCAAGCGGAGACCCCGAAGCCCCCACCCTAAAGCTGGGTGCCACGTGCAGGCAGAGATGAAAAGTCTCAGGAATGAGTTTGATAgtctggagctgctgcagccctccaCGGACCACGGCGGATCCCCAGCTCAGCCAGCACCTGCCACCCATTGCCACACATTGCAAACCCTCCTCATCCTCCGAGTTCCACCCGGCTTCTCCTCCCGTCACCTCGCATTGCTCACTCCTCGCTCCAGCCCTACCAATTGTTACGGACAAGGTGTTACTGGCATTGCAGACACTGCACCGTTCAATTTTCGGCAGTGGGGCTTACTCCAGCGGCCGTGTCCTGCTGGCAGCTGGTGGGTCCGGGCGTGCCAGGAGCCACACAGAGGGCCGGGAAGGTCGGGCCGGCATTAGCCATGCCCTGCAGCAGTGGAGCCACGGGCTCAGACTCACCAGGCTGGGCTTTGGGTGCTGGATCTCAGAGGCggtcctgctcctcctgctcatTTCCTTCTGGGTTTGCAGCATCGCAGCCTCCAGGTCCGACTTCTTCTCCAGCGCGCTCTTGAGCTGAGCCTGCACCACGGCCACCTTGTGACGCAGGTCCTCGTTCATGGCCATGAAGCGATGCAGttgctcctgcagctggagggcCCAGGCCAGCGGAGCgtgaggcccagcagcagcggctCTGGGTCCCCACCCAAGGACATGCAGAGCCACGGGAAAGGCATCTGCCCCAGCAGGCTCACCAGCTGCGATCACAGCCCCGGGAGAGGTGACATGAAAGCAGGTCCCCAGGCCCTTCACGCACCACACCCGCAAGCTCCCACACGCTCACCGCCTCCGTGTCTCGACTCTTGCAGACGATCTCATGGGCCTGGGCACGAAGCTCATCCCTCTGCTTGTCCACCACCTCCTTCAGCCGCAGCATCACCTCCCGCTCCTTCCGCACTGTGCTATCTGAGCCAAGACCCGGGGGGACAGGCATGAGTGGCCCCTGGGACCCAAGGACTCTCCCAACCCCACAACGTTACGAGGTTCCTCGGTGCTTCTGCAAAGCCAGACTCCGATGTTCCCGGTAGATAGCAAAGTAGGAACAGTGGAAAGAGGGGAGCTGAGAGCTTTAGGCTGTGCCCTATGCAGCCTTGTGCTGACAACGGCAGCCCGCACCCTGTGTCTGCCCCCACCACCCTCCTGGGGGCTTGGGGGGTGCTCTGGGTGTTTGGGGTCCCTGTGGCCTGCAGAACAGCACTCATGCTCCCTGGTGGGACAGGTCTCCAGGGCTGGGCAGCGCAGAGAACAGGTTCAGCCCTGTACCCAGCCTGCCGTCCCCCCCGGAACACCCCATGCGGGCAGGGGTCCCCGGACCCCTTGGGACACCCACCTTCCTGGGACTGGCTCTCCTCAAgctgccccaggagctgccggtTCTGCTCCTCCAGGCGGGCCAGGCGGCCGTGCAGGGCCCGCTCCCGGCGCTCGGCCTCCCACAGCCTCTGCTCTGGGTCCtggaggacagggacagccgGGTCAGAGCCAcccccggggacggggacagccgGGTCAGAGCCACCCCCGGGGACGGCGACAGCCGGGTCAGAGCCACCCccagggacggggacagccgGGCCAGAGCCACCCCCGGGGAACGGGGACAGCCGGGCCAGAGCCATgccaggggacagggacagccgGGCCAGAGCCAcccccggggacggggacagccgGGCCAGAGCCACccccggggatggggacagccgGGCCAGAGCCACCCCCGGGGAACGGGGACAGCCGGGCCAGAGCCACccccggggatggggacagccgGGTCTGGGCCAcccccggggacggggacagccgGGTCAGTGCTGCCCCCACGGGGACTCCTGCGAGGACAAGTGTGGGGGCGAGGGCCACCCCGTAGGGGACCCCCGAAGGCAGAAGGGTGGGAcgagccccccgccccgctcaccTCCGCGTCCTGCCGCCCGGCCGGCGCTGCCGACGCCTCCCCCTCGGCGCCCGCCGGGGCCACCAGcgcctccagcagctccagcagccgcACGACGGGCGGCACCAGCCCGG
Proteins encoded:
- the RILP gene encoding LOW QUALITY PROTEIN: rab-interacting lysosomal protein (The sequence of the model RefSeq protein was modified relative to this genomic sequence to represent the inferred CDS: substituted 1 base at 1 genomic stop codon), encoding MAEPWRGAEPLWRTPPGRLAPPHIYRMAGALGAELRRLSGRFGPEAVAGLVPPVVRLLELLEALVAPAGAEGEASAAPAGRQDAEDPEQRLWEAERRERALHGRLARLEEQNRQLLGQLEESQSQEGGCPKGSGDPCPHGGAXVLFCRPQGPQSSDSTVRKEREVMLRLKEVVDKQRDELRAQAHEIVCKSRDTEALQEQLHRFMAMNEDLRHKVAVVQAQLKSALEKKSDLEAAMLQTQKEMSRRSRTASEIQHPKPSLEGAPSPAEELQHQDADAGRSPAHCCFSKEELQQILQERNELKTNLFLVQEELAYYQRELLNEERVPSFFLDAMKSTIKRQRKKIRAKMLGTAEESASSDEDEGSWLPARRADCVDAQPPESKIRSFFGLWYQGSSKDPPASSCSGAWEIIDSLDTQLEPEGGSKPVAGSPDRATPPL